The following proteins are encoded in a genomic region of Oncorhynchus masou masou isolate Uvic2021 chromosome 19, UVic_Omas_1.1, whole genome shotgun sequence:
- the baalcb gene encoding brain and acute leukemia cytoplasmic protein: MGCGGSRTDVLEPRYLESWTKETESTWLTSTDTDIPLSSIQSMDIPSENSSESFVSEKTITPDADFFEDGLPAPAQAYLQVCSDMSEAGLNNVKLTAHPAILPSHNQALQPSPVTVQRRSVLRTEEITKWQDNRMSTKQVTITVTQSIRHVDKSGKIKEKSLTTFEVMKPMEGLKDVAEGRSRNIRE; this comes from the exons ATGGGGTGTGGTGGCAGCAGGACTGATGTTCTGGAGCCCAGGTACCTGGAGAGCTGGACCAAGGAAACAGAATCGACCTGGCTGACCAGTACAGACACAgacatcccactctcctccatacAGAGTATGGATATCCCTTCTGAGAACTCATCTGAAAGCTTCGTCTCTGAGAAAACCATCACACCTG ATGCAGATTTCTTTGAAGACGGCTTGCCTGCCCCAGCCCAGGCCTATCTACAGGTGTGCTCTGACATGTCTGAAGCAGGACTGAACAATGTAAAGCTGACTGCCCACCCTGCAATACTGCCCTCCCACAACCAGGCGCTTCAGCCCTCACCTGTCACAGTACAGAGAAGAAGCGTCCTACGCACTGAGGAAATA ACTAAATGGCAAGACAACAGGATGTCCACGAAGCAGGTAACCATCACAGTGACACAGAGCATCAGACACGTGGACAAGAGTGGGAAAATTAAGGAGAAGTCCCTCACCACCTTCGAGGTCATGAAGCCTATGGAGGGCCTGAAGGACGTGGCTGAAGGACGAAGTAGGAACATTAGGGAATAA